From the genome of Gorilla gorilla gorilla isolate KB3781 chromosome 4, NHGRI_mGorGor1-v2.1_pri, whole genome shotgun sequence, one region includes:
- the LOC134756429 gene encoding chorionic somatomammotropin hormone 1-like, giving the protein MAPGSRTSLLLAFALLCLPWRQEAGAVQTVPLSRLFDHAMLQAHRAHQLAIDTYQEFEEAYIPKEQKYSFLHNSQTSFCFSDSIPTPSNMEETQQKSNLELLRISLLLIESWLEPVRFLRSMFANNLVYDTSDSDDYHLLKDLEEGIQTLMGVRVAPGVANPGTPLASRAGGEKHCCPLFSSKALTQENSPYSSFRLVNPPGLSLHPEGEGGKWMNERGREQRPSAWPLLLFLHFAEAGRRQPPDWADPQADLQQV; this is encoded by the exons ATGGCTCCAG GCTCCCGGACGTCCCTGCTCCTGGCTTTTGCCCTGCTCTGCCTGCCCTGGCGTCAAGAGGCTGGTGCCGTCCAAACCGTTCCGTTATCCAGGCTTTTTGACCACGCTATGCTCCAAGCCCATCGCGCACACCAGTTGGCCATTGACACCTACCAGGAGTTT GAAGAAGCCTATATCCCAAAGGAACAGAAGTATTCATTCCTGCATAACTCCCAGACCTCCTTCTGCTTCTCAGACTCTATTCCGACACCCTCCAACATGGAGGAAACGCAACAGAAATCC AACTTAGAGCTGCTCCGAATCTCCCTGCTGCTCATCGAGTCGTGGCTGGAGCCCGTGCGGTTCCTCAGGAGTATGTTCGCCAACAACCTGGTGTATGACACCTCGGACAGCGATGACTATCACCTCCTAAAGGACCTAGAGGAAGGCATCCAAACGCTGATGGGGGTGAGGGTGGCGCCAGGGGTCGCCAATCCTGGAACCCCACTGGCTTCGAGGGCTGGGGGAGAGAAACACTGCTGCCCTCTTTTTAGCAGTAAGGCGCTGACCCAAGAGAACTCACCTTATTCTTCATTTCGCCTGGTGAATCCTCCAGGCCTTTCTCTACACCctgaaggggagggaggaaaatgGATGAACGAGAGAGGGAGGGAACAGCGCCCAAGCGCTTggcctctccttctcttccttcacttTGCAGAGGCTGGAAGACGGCAGCCGCCGGACTGGGCAGATCCTCAAGCAGACCTACAGCAAGTTTGA